In the genome of Vicia villosa cultivar HV-30 ecotype Madison, WI linkage group LG7, Vvil1.0, whole genome shotgun sequence, one region contains:
- the LOC131620410 gene encoding probable LRR receptor-like serine/threonine-protein kinase At1g53440 translates to MSGSKSKYMILCFFLALNLSLQEFDSNAQLIPQDEVKSLQAISDKLKNVNWKVTQRSCIDGSGFGNDNIDDDTVRNVTCDCTFQNKTLCHVTSIFLKGQNIAGVMPSEFGDLTQLKILDLTRNYLNGSIPTSFANISLVVLSLLGNRLSGPIPAEIGDIASLEDLVLENNQLGGPLPSSLGNLSNLKRLLLSSNNFTGTIPESFSELKNLTDFRIDGSSLSGQIPSFIGNWTKLGRLDMQGTSMQGPIPPTISGLKLLTELRISDLNGPTMTFPNLKDLKNLQLLELRNCLITGPIPNYIGEMTNLVTLDLSFNMFTGSIPNSVQGLKRLNYMFMTNNSLSGPIQDWILDFKINIDLSYNNFTKSSATSCQQLNLNLASSYSSSAVTSPSTFCLKRNLPCAGKPQYDSLFINCGGPEEDFDGNHYVGDLQENGISNFVLRNAGQWAYSSTGVYMGNVHADYTASNTYSLNINGPDYYKTARLSPLSLSYYGLCMKNGNYKVNLHFAEIMFSDDQTFKSLGRRIFDVSIQGFKYLKDFNIMEEAGGVGKGITKEFDVEVNDNTLEIHLYWAGKGTTAIPDRGVYGPLISAITVTPNFKNHSEGLSAGIIIGVVAASCVLVILVVVALWKMGFLCGKDIRDKDLLDLKTGYFSLRQIKAATNDFDPANKIGEGGFGPVFKGVLPDGDVIAVKQLSSKSRQGNREFVNEIGMISALQHPNLVKLYGCCIEGKQLLLIYEYMENNCLGRALFGHQEQKLHLDWPTRMKICLGIAKGLAYLHEESALKIVHRDIKATNVLLDKDLNAKISDFGLAKLDDEGNTHISTRVAGTIGYMAPEYAMRGYLTDKADVYSFGVVALEIVSGKSNTNFNPMEEFVYLMDWAYDLQEQGRLMELVDPNLGSRYSSKEAMRMLNLALLCTNTSPTHRPPMSLVVCMLEGKTPILAPVINRGESGRHARLKASELLAEDSQPLDSSTFLPESIDRRHGSSNGPWVPTSISLQSKDDFSSSSKLP, encoded by the exons TGAAATCACTACAAGCAATATCAGATAAACTAAAGAATGTGAATTGGAAAGTAACACAACGTTCTTGCATTGATGGTAGTGGCTTTGGTAATGATAATATAGATGATGATACAGTGAGGAATGTCACATGTGATTGCACTTTCCAAAATAAAactctttgccatgttactagcat CTTTCTAAAGGGGCAGAATATAGCTGGAGTCATGCCTAGTGAATTTGGAGATCTTACTCAATTGAAAATACT TGATCTTACACGGAACTATCTCAACGGCTCCATTCCGACGAGTTTTGCTAACATATCTCTAGTCGTTTT GTCCCTTTTGGGAAACCGATTAAGTGGTCCGATTCCCGCCGAAATTGGTGATATTGCTAGCTTGGAGGATTT GGTCTTAGAAAATAATCAACTTGGAGGACCACTTCCTTCTAGTCTTGGAAATTTGAGCAACTTGAAGAGACT GCTTCTTTCTTCGAATAATTTTACTGGCACGATTCCAGAATCATTTAGCGAACTAAAGAATCTCACTGATTT TCGGATAGATGGAAGCAGTTTATCTGGACAGATACCTAGTTTTATCGGGAACTGGACCAAGCTTGGGAGATT GGATATGCAGGGAACATCTATGCAAGGTCCAATTCCCCCTACCATATCGGGGTTGAAACTTTTGACTGAGTT GAGAATAAGTGATTTGAATGGACCGACTATGACATTTCCTAATCTGAAGGATTTGAAAAACTTGCAACTACT GGAGCTGAGAAATTGCTTAATCACAGGTCCTATTCCCAATTACATTGGTGAAATGACAAACTTAGTTACTTT AGATCTAAGCTTCAATATGTTTACTGGTTCAATCCCAAATTCAGTTCAGGGATTGAAAAGGCTAAATTACAT GTTTATGACTAATAATTCTTTGAGTGGACCGATTCAAGACTGGATACTGGACTTCAAAATTAACAT AGATTTATCTTACAACAATTTTACAAAGTCTTCTGCAACTAGCTGCCAGCAGCTAAATCT GAACTTGGCTTCGAGCTATTCGTCTTCAGCAGTCACTTCACCTTC AACATTTTGTTTGAAAAGGAACCTTCCTTGTGCAGGAAAACCTCAAT ATGATTCATTGTTCATAAACTGTGGAGGACCAGAAGAAGATTTTGATGGAAATCACTATGTAGGTGACCTGCAGGAAAATGGAATTTCGAATTTCGTTCTTAGAAATGCAGGACAATGGGCTTATAGCAGCACAGGAGTGTATATGGGAAATGTTCATGCAGACTATACAGCATCAAATACATATTCTTTGAATATTAATGGCCCGGACTACTATAAAACTGCTCGGCTTTCCCCTCTGTCTCTTAGTTACTATGGCCTTTGTATGAAGAACGGGAATTATAAAGTGAATCTCCACTTTGCCGAGATAATGTTTTCTGATGACCAGACCTTTAAAAGTCTTGGAAGACGCATATTTGATGTTTCAATTCAA ggttttaaatatttgaaagatTTTAACATTATGGAAGAAGCTGGTGGAGTTGGAAAGGGAATCACTAAGGAATTCGATGTTGAAGTCAATGACAACACGTTGGAAATTCACTTATATTGGGCAGGAAAAGGAACCACTGCCATTCCTGACAGAGGTGTATATGGACCTCTTATATCAGCTATCACAGTAACACCAA ACTTTAAAAATCATTCAGAAGGGTTGTCTGCTGGAATTATTATTGGAGTTGTGGCTGCATCATGTGTGCTTGTCATACTCGTAGTGGTTGCCCTTTGGAAGATGGGTTTCCTTTGTGGAAAAGATATAAGAGACAAAG ACCTTCTTGACCTTAAAACAGGTTATTTCAGCTTGAGACAAATTAAAGCAGCTACTAATGACTTTGACCCTGCAAATAAGATTGGTGAAGGGGGATTTGGGCCGGTATTCAAG GGTGTGCTGCCAGATGGTGATGTCATTGCTGTTAAGCAGCTCTCCTCCAAATCAAGGCAAGGGAACCGCGAATTTGTTAACGAAATTGGAATGATATCTGCTTTGCAGCATCCAAATCTTGTTAAGCTCTATGGCTGTTGCATTGAAGGAAAGCAGTTGCTACTGATATATGAATACATGGAGAACAACTGTCTCGGCCGTGCACTTTTTG gtcatcaggaacagaagctgCACTTGGATTGGCCTACAAGAATGAAGATATGTCTTGGTATAGCTAAGGGATTAGCTTATCTTCATGAAGAATCGGCATTGAAAATAGTACATAGAGACATTAAAGCAACAAATGTATTACTTGACAAGGATCTGAATGCCAAGATCTCTGACTTCGGTTTAGCCAAGCTTGATGATGAAGGGAACACCCATATCAGTACACGGGTAGCTGGAACAAT CGGATACATGGCTCCAGAATATGCTATGCGGGGTTACTTGACTGATAAAGCAGATGTATATAGCTTTGGAGTTGTAGCTTTAGAGATTGTTAGCGGAAAAAGCAACACAAATTTCAACCCAATGGAGGAGTTTGTATATCTTATGGATTGG GCCTATGATCTCCAAGAGCAAGGACGCCTTATGGAGCTGGTGGATCCAAATCTTGGTTCAAGGTACTCCTCAAAGGAGGCCATGAGAATGCTGAACTTGGCATTGTTATGCACTAACACATCTCCCACTCATAGACCACCCATGTCATTGGTAGTATGCATGCTTGAAGGTAAAACTCCAATCCTAGCGCCCGTAATCAACCGCGGTGAGAGTGGCCGCCATGCAAGACTCAAAGCCTCTGAGTTGCTGGCAGAAGATAGTCAACCTCTTGATTCTTCTACATTTTTACCCGAAAGCATCGATAGAAGACATGGATCATCAAATGGTCCATGGGTTCCCACCTCCATATCTCTTCAAAGTAAAGATGATTTTTCTTCAAGCAGTAAACTTCCTTAG
- the LOC131620412 gene encoding uncharacterized protein LOC131620412 has translation MSSSISDPITSYSHTHRIVLLIDLDPLLQTNNSSRYIKTILSTSKTLLSFPPLSSSLFAFKFFFSSIPPHISFSKLHPFLPKHSFSFDHPSPTFTLLSQILSSLPNFPLPYHPKAVHLIDSITQLLHDYPWEPDSDLTTPLIPPNLILLFTPLLNSFNSLAEFFESGEELLRIESSFCDKFLGFFGNVSRRFGSKGVHCSWIGVNSDSNRFSESGDDDNEVGVIRGLFEIGARKLGWGFCSLDSILLGSALVPFGLIYPKIGVSWFSVRCCSREVKVQLNLRILDVNGSPIDYNCCDLEVLDFRVLGRGEDVNLQGGGGCGRRKERLWSVCSDGTPKLKVMAVRKCDAFVKLNGCLSDSVLVREVLGESKKGDSSEFFADRVLELLASEFGFQGRRKSIPVWEILLCYLYKEDCWALVSVDSGKGGGSCVGILRPFTVSSALLSILEDPQLASDFGAANMDSSIRTGIRESDRKYDKNKGMLDSQVKSAVGIKGKQKKKMTDLNVLQNLTWSSFCDLVYDQFEMDLLEVYYAMECNKSKKLKFLKCWMKQVKKSSCCDLSLSENPKPNQKIAEGSDSKLNELPQNGEQPMSLVVESDGINAGVAMKQDDAVLDCESETSQAFFSNLSSRIQQGIESDTIDLLALSERLVNSSIYWLCKKVDRETIPQIDSHMNDNKACGSVIVSELVKLLLKDPKELAAKHKSRNSSSQLSDAAGPTTIITEHAVREYELQILFRMEILQSEIGCGIEDSTKQKFVKQICLLLENIQCHMEGGFFGDWNLENYAAKIIKSRYSHTLEDIVHKIYNKMDLLLFSNQDEAPDFLFNSEDSSKSLNLKVYGDEMGENDVINGPFSAENEVFHLQKNVKGKSQRNTDGGCDKKLFEAVERRERAHRFSYIKSRMPALRVWAPKQKAMKSKTDHLFKIPKRKDRSRACYDTVCETPMTKNTRSSPQSIGSDDDRYMADGSQVCGSVAKALFQV, from the exons ATGTCTTCTTCAATCTCAGATCCAATCACATCCTACTCCCACACTCACCGCATCGTCCTCCTCATAGATCTCGACCCACTCCTCCAAACCAACAACAGCAGCCGTTACATCAAAACCATTCTCTCCACTTCCAAAACCCTACTCTCTTTCCCTCCCCTTTCTTCATCTCTCTTCGCCTTCAaattcttcttctcttccatTCCACCCCACATCTCCTTCTCCAAACTCCACCCTTTTCTCCCCAAACACTCTTTCTCCTTCGATCACCCTTCCCCCACTTTCACCCTCCTCTCTCAAATCCTCTCTTCACTCCCAAATTTTCCTCTCCCATATCACCCCAAAGCCGTACACCTCATCGATTCCATCACACAGCTTCTCCATGATTACCCCTGGGAGCCTGATTCCGACTTAACCACACCTCTCATTCCTCCTAATTTAATTCTATTGTTTACTCCGTTGCTCAATTCATTCAATTCACTCGCGGAATTCTTTGAATCCGGCGAGGAATTGTTGCGAATTGAGAGCTCTTTCTGTGataaatttttagggtttttcgGGAATGTGAGCCGTCGGTTTGGCTCTAAGGGTGTTCATTGTAGTTGGATTGGTGTTAATAGTGATAGTAATAGATTCAGCGAGAGTGGTGATGATGATAATGAGGTTGGAGTGATACGTGGGCTGTTTGAGATTGGGGCTAGGAAATTAGGTTGGGGTTTTTGTTCTTTGGATTCAATTTTGCTTGGTTCTGCTCTTGTTCCGTTTGGTTTGATATATCCCAAAATCGGGGTTTCGTGGTTTTCTGTTCGTTGTTGTTCTAGGGAAGTTAAGGTTCAATTGAATCTTAGGATTTTGGATGTTAATGGGAGTCCTATTGACTACAATTGTTGTGATCTTGAAGTTTTGGATTTTAGGGTTTTGGGTAGAGGTGAGGATGTGAATTTGCAAGGTGGTGGTGGTTGTGGACGAAGGAAGGAGAGGCTGTGGAGTGTGTGTTCGGACGGGACGCCGAAATTGAAAGTTATGGCTGTGCGCAAGTGTGACGCGTTTGTTAAATTGAATGGTTGTCTCTCTGATTCGGTTCTGGTGCGTGAGGTTTTAGGGGAATCTAAGAAAGGGGATTCAAGTGAGTTTTTCGCTGATAGGGTACTTGAACTGCTTGCAAGTGAATTTGGCTTTCAGGGGCGGCGGAAATCTATTCCTGTTTGGGAGATATTGTTGTGTTATCTTTATAAAGAAGATTGTTGGGCTTTGGTGTCGGTTGACAGTGGCAAAGGTGGTGGTTCTTGTGTTGGTATTCTTAGGCCTTTTACTGTTTCTTCGGCTCTTTTATCTATCTTGGAGGATCCACAATTGGCTTCTGATTTTGGTGCAGCAAATATGGATTCTTCTATCAGGACAGGTATTAGGGAATCGGATCGCAAATATGACAAGAACAAGGGTATGCTGGATTCTCAGGTCAAGAGTGCTGTGGGAATTAAGGGTAAGCAGAAAAAGAAGATGACGGATTTAAATGTACTTCAAAACCTCACGTGGAGCTCTTTTTGTGATTTAGTGTATGATCAGTTTGAGATGGACCTGCTTGAGGTTTATTATGCAATGGAATGTAAcaagtcaaagaagttgaagtTTTTGAAATGCTGGATGAAACAGGTGAAGAAATCTAGTTGTTGTGATCTGAGTTTGTCAGAAAATCCCAAGCCAAATCAGAAAATTGCCGAAGGGTCTGACAGTAAATTGAATGAGTTACCTCAAAATGGTGAACAGCCAATGTCACTGGTGGTTGAGTCAGATGGAATTAATGCTGGGGTTGCTATGAAACAAGATGATGCTGTGCTTGATTGTGAGTCTGAAACATCTCAAGCATTTTTTAGTAATCTTTCCAGCAGAATTCAACAAGGAATTGAATCTGATACCATAGACCTCCTAGCTTTGTCAGAGCGACTTGTGAATTCATCTATATACTGGCTATGTAAGAAGGTTGACAGGGAAACAATTCCTCAGATAGATTCTCATATGAATGATAATAAGGCTTGTGGTAGTGTGATTGTGTCTGAACTAGTAAAGCTACTGTTGAAGGATCCCAAGGAGTTAGCTGCAAAGCATAAAAGCAGAAATTCATCCTCTCAGTTATCTGATGCAGCAGGACCAACTACAATAATCACAGAACATGCAGTTAGAGA ATATGAACTACAGATTTTATTTCGAATGGAAATTTTACAATCAGAGATTGGGTGTGGAATCGAAGATTCCACTAAACAAAAGTTTGTCAAACAAATATGTCTACTCTTAGAGAACATTCAGTGCCACATGGAAGGGGGATTCTTTGGTGATTGGAACCTTGAAAATTATGCGGCAAAGATCATAAAAAGCAG GTATTCTCACACCCTTGAAGATATTGTTCATAAAATCTACAACAAAATGGACCTGCTTCTGTTTTCAAATCAGGATGAAGCCCcggattttttatttaatagtgAGGACAGCAGCAAATCGTTGAATCTAAAAGTATACGGGGACGAGATGGGTGAAAATGATGTTATAAACGGACCCTTTTCAGCAGAAAACGAGGTTTTTCATTTGCAGAAGAATGTCAAAGGAAAATCCCAAAGGAATACAGATGGGGGTTGTGATAAAAAGCTATTTGAAGCTGTGGAGAGGAGAGAGAGGGCACACAGATTTTCATACATAAAAAGTCGAATGCCTGCTCTGCGAGTTTGGGCCCCAAAACAGAAGGCTATGAAATCCAAGACAGATCACCTTTTTAAGATTCCAAAAAGGAAAGACAGATCAAGGGCATGTTATGATACTGTATGTGAGACACCAATGACAAAAAACACACGGTCAAGCCCACAGTCAATTGGTTCAGATGATGACAGATACATGGCTGATGGGAGTCAAGTATGTGGTTCAGTTGCCAAGGCATTGTTTCAG GTCTGA